The following DNA comes from Pseudoalteromonas aliena SW19.
GAAAAATTGACCGAAAAGCATTACCCGTGTCAGAAGAAGTTGATATATCGGGTGAGTATGTAGCGCCTACAAGTGAGCTGGAAAGAATATTAGTTGAAATTTGGAGTGAAATATTAGACATACCTATTACCCAGATAAGCACTAATGCTAACTTTTTTGAACTTGGAGGCCATTCTTTATTAATTATGAAGTTGATCACGAATCTTAACAAACTAGGTTATGAGTGTCAGGCACAAGCTATATTCAAGGCTATAAATTTACAGGCAATGGGTCGGCATCTAGAGTCGTCTACAAAATCGCAGTGTGAGTTCATTGTTCCTGATTATGTAATACCTAAAAATGTGGCAAGAATTACATCAGATATGCTACCTTTGATTGAGCTTGAGCAAAATAAACTTGATGAAATAATGGAAAAAGTATCTGGTGGTATTGCAAATGTTCAAGACATTTATCCATTGGCGCCACTGCAAGAGGGTGTGTTATTTATTCATACGATGAATGAACAACATGACCCTTATATTAGTACTATGGCTTTTGAGCTTTCAAATGAACAATTAGTGAAAAAATTATGTGAAAATCTTAATTTTATGATAGAACGACACGATGTTTTGAGAACGGCCATCTTATGGCGTGGTCGTCAACAAGCGTTACAATTAGTTCAGCGACACGCTCAGTTACCTGTAATTAAATTAGATTTGCGTGGCCCAGATTTAAAAACTGCTTTTGAAAATTATGTTACACAAGGGCCTCATGGATTTGATTTGGAAACGGCACCTTTGATCCAACTCGCCATTACTGAGGCGGATGAGCAGGGACATTACTTTGCATTACTAAAGTTTCATCATTTGATCACCGATCATGTCTCACTCGATATCCTTATGTCAGAATTAAGCGCGTCAGATACTGCATCGTTACCGAAACCACTGCCTTATCGTGAATTTATTGCACGTTCAATACATCAGACCGCGAATCTAAATGTGGCAGAATTCTTTACTGAAACACTCGGGGATGTTGATACGCCTACCTTGCCTTTTGAACTTGCTAAAGTGCTCGGGGATGGGAATGACATTACGCAATACAGTACCGAATTAACAGAGTCACAATCGCAACAAATTCGTACCTTATCAAAGCAGCATCAATGCAGTCCAGCGGTACTCTTTCATCTAGTGTGGGCTAAAGTTCTGAGTACCTGTTGTGGTCGTGATGATGTGGTATTTGGCACTGTCATGTCGGGTCGTATGAATGGTATGCCTGGCATAGAGCGTATGATGGGAATGCTAATAAATACCTTGCCTTTAAGACTGAAACTACATGATATTAAAGTGTCTGAAGCCATGAACATGGTGAATAATGCGCTTCAGGCACTGCTGCCTTATGAGCAAGTCTCATTGGCTGAAGCACAAAGTCATAGTGGGATAGAGGGTAATACGCCGCTGTTTAGCGCAATACTAAATTACCGTCATACCGCGCAAGACAAAGTAGACAGTACATCAGAAGTAGAAGAAGGAAATGCGACTTTACTCAGTACACGAGAGCGCACGAACTACCCGTTTGAACTTTCGGTTAATGATCGGGGGGAGGGAGATAGCTTTACACTTGATTTTCAGATTGACCGCAGTGTTGCAGCAGAGCAAATAGCCGCTTATGTACACACAACATTGGAGAGTGTGGTATCAGCGCTATTAAATGATGGAAGTCATACAATAAACACCTTACAAGTGCTACCAAAGATGGAATTAGAGCAGCAATTAGAGCAGTATCAAGCAGTGGAAGCCACGTATCCAAAAGCAGCTTGTATACATGAAGTTTTTGAACAAAGAGTGATAGAAACACCGGATGCTATTGCGTTGGTATGCGAAGAGCAGAGATTGAGTTATCGCGAAGTTAATGCAAGCGCCAATCAACTAGCACATTACCTGAGAGAGGCATATCAAGTAGATGCGAATACCTTAGTTGGATTATGTCTAGGGCGTTCAGTAGATATGTTGGTCGGTACGTTAGCGATTTTAAAAGCCGGAGGGGCTTACGTGCCATTGGACTCAAATTATCCTCAGTCACGTTTAGCATACATGTTAGAAGACACAGAGGTCACAGTGGTGTTGACTGAGCAGAGATTAGCGGAAGTATTAGCCTTTAGTCAAGTGCCATTGGTGTGTGTTGATAGCCTAGATATGGAATTGAAAGAACACAGTTGTGAAAATCTACCCAGAGCGATAGGGCAAACATCAGAGTCACTGGCTTATGTGATTTATACATCAGGTTCAACAGGTAAACCAAAAGGAGTGATGACACCACATAGGGCGGTAAATCGTTTAGTTCATACACCAAATTTTATGGAGTTAGATAGTAATACCGTATTTTTACAATGCGCTAACATTGCCTTTGATGCAGCGACATTGGAAATATGGGGACCGTTATTAAATGGCGGACGTTGTGTCTTGTACCCAGACGACTTTATTACTATTGAGCGATTAAATACGGTGATAACAGAGCAAAATGTCACCGCATTGTGGCTGACATCGGGGTTATTTACCGAATGGAGTAAAGGATGCCAGCCGAGTTTAGGATTGAAATATGTATTAGCAGGGGGTGACGTATTGAATCCTCAAGCGGTACAAACAGTGCAAGAAGCGTTACCAAGGGTTCAGATTATTAATGGTTATGGGCCGACAGAAAACACCACATTTACTTGTTGTTATCCTATCCCACGAGGTAGGGACTTATCAAAGGGAGTACCAATAGGATTAGGAGTGCAAGGAGACACAGTACTAATCTTATCAGCGCAGGGTAGTTTAATCCCAGCAGGGGGCATTGGTGAATTGTGTGTTGGAGGAGATGGCTTAGCATTAGGGTATCTGAATCAGCCGGAGATGACAGATAGTCGCTTTATAAGGAACCCTTATAGTGACGATTTAGGTTGCAAAGGAAAGGTGTATAAGACAGGCGATTTGGTGCGTTATGGCAAGGATGGGTTAATAGAGTATGTTGGGCGTGTTGACGATCAAATAAAAATCCGTGGGTTTAGAGTTGAACCTGGAGAAGTACAGCGACAGCTAGAGATTTTAGATGGCGTTGCACGCTCTTTAGTTATAGTGACGTCACAGGAAGAGCTTGGTAAGAAGTTGATCGCTTATGTTGAGTTAAAAGAAAGTGTTGATGAAAAAGATGAGCATACGAAAGCATTGAGTTTAAGTTCTGCTTTATCGGCTAAACTTCCTAGCTATATGGTTCCCGTAACATTTGTTTTTGTCTGCCAATGGCCTTTAACAGTCAATGGTAAGGTGGATAAAAAGGCATTACCAATACCTAGTTTGAATAATGTAAAAAACGACTATCTTGCTCCAAATAGTGAGATTGAATGTGCTCTTGTCGAAATTGTCGCGCGATTGGTTGGTTTGCCTTTTGAAAAAATAAGCATGTCGGACAATTTTTTTGATTTAGGTGGTCATTCATTAATGCTTATGAGGTTGCTAAGTGAGATAAAAGATAAATGGTATGTTCAATTGAATATTAGTGAAATGTTTGACTGTCAATATTTATCTGAACTTGCAGAACTATTGCTTTTAAAAACAAAGTTATTAGAGGCGTTTGATACTACTGACGTGGAAGATAGTGAAGAAGTCATAGAAATTTAAAGTGGCTAAAAGTAGCCTTTATATAACTAATCCGGTTAAGAAGTTAACTAGAGGTTTTTGAAGGTAAACTTTCAGTTGTATGTTTTATTTTCAAATAAAATAGTGCCTGTTATATGGTTAATTCCTATAGGTATGTATATAAAGACATAAAGATCAAGCATGTGCTACCGAAATATTGTTATTAAAGACAAATTTCATTTTGTATAGGCTTGATCGTGAGTTATTCACTGAAATTTGACTCACTTTTATGTAACTTATTTGTTTAAAAAAATTCAATCTAATATAACAAGATTTCTTTAGTACAAGGATATCATTCAGTGTTGAAGTTAATTTTATAGTGGTCTTATTTAAGAAAATTTATTTTTACTACTACTTGATACTGAATTAACTGGATTGAAATAAGTGGGTACAATTTTTAACAATTACAAACTTTTTTGTCTAACAAAGCTATGCTAATATTTTTGTATATATTCAGTTAAGACGGAAGTTTTTAAAGGTTATTATTATATTTTTATATTCGTATTCAAATAGTTAAGATTAAAATGGAAATCAATGGAGTTTATTATGAACAATGGAATTAGTAAGGAGATTGTGATGAGTAAAAGTAATAAAAAAATTGGTATAGTGATAGCCCTAGCAGCCGCATTAAGTGGATGTGGTGAAACTTCTGATGAGCTTGATGACAAATTAACACATAATGCAAAAATAACATTTATTAATTCACTGAATTATATGGCTGATTTCTATCTTGATAAGAGGAGTATAAGCACAGGTTATAGTGGTCTATTTGATAATGATAATGCAGTATCTCGTGACGTACCATTTAATGAAGTTGGAATTACTTACGGCTATAGTTACAAAGTAATTAATAATATGATTAATTTAGGTGTTAGAGACAGCATAAATGGTAATAATGAAGAGCGGATAACCACTACCTTGAGTAACGGGGATAATCTATGGGTTATTGCGTGGAAAGATTCGAATGACAGTACACTTTCTGTTATTAGTAAAAAGAAGAGTAATAACGCGGATGTATTTAATGTTCGTTTGTTTGCTAATGGTAATTATAACGTTTCAGTAGCTAATAGTAATGTATTGACCACTGAAAAAGGAAAAGTAACCGAATACCTAAAAATAAGCGATTGTGCAGAAGGGCTTAAAGTCGCAGACAAAGCAATTGATTTGTGTTCGGGGGATTTCGGTGCATCTTATTTACTGGTTGTTGATGCTAACGGAAAATTGGTTATGGCTGAAGAATAACTCTCTAAAATAATTAAATTACAGTAGCTAATTTTTTAGTTACTGACCGATTACAACAGTTCAGTTACCATCATGACAGGACTGTTGTAATAAAATAAATATTTACAGGTTCTATATTGATTTATTTGCGCGTGAGGTAGTTGGTTGGGCGATGTCATTATCACCAGATACTAATTTAACCTAAGCGGTAACTAATACGTTGATATCTATGTTAGTTAAATTAAGATGTGGCTTATTTTCTTTCAAACAATAAGCCATCAATCCAGCCGCTATATTCAACATAAAACAGTTCATATTCCGGTGTGTCTCGATTGTAAAGCGCTTTAAAAGCATTGCTCAATCTCATAATGACATCGCTTTTGCCTTCATATTTTGCGAACCGTCGTAATGAGCTTTACCCCTTTATCGAGTAAACCAGCTTCTAAGGGTTTACTAAATACCCTTTATCACCACCCAACTTATCGTTTAGACGACTCGCTAATTCACGCACCGACATTACCTGTTGTCACTACATTATAAAATAGTTGTTAAAGTCTGAATATGGTTTTAATTTATATTGCAGTGGAAGTATATTTATCGTCTGTCTTGCTATTTGAAATAGATATATTTTCCGAATCTATGATTGTATTAGCTACAAGTGAAACATATTCAAGAACATCAGGAAGGTTTTGATTGATAAAGAAGTGATCTCCGGATAACTGAATTAGTTCTGACTTCTGTTCAGATAGTTCATCCCAAGCGGCAGCTTGTTTAAGTTCTATACCAAAATCGTTTTTTCCATGTAATATTGATATCGGGAATGGCATAAGATTTCTATTTGCTCGATAGTTATCAGCAATTTTGAAATCAGCCCTCAGTAAAGGTGTTAACAAATTCATAAGCTCTAGATTTTTCAATATTTCAGTTGGTGTACCATTAAGCTTTTCTAGTTCTTTAATAAATTCATCTTGAGGAAGATCATAAATCTGATTTTTATCACAAGGTAAATGAGGAGCTCTACTGCCTGATGCAATAAAATGTTCTGGTAAAGGTAATCTGGCAGACTTTAATTGACATGTCAGTTCATAAGCAACTCTACTCCCCAGACTATGACCAAATAAAATATAACGGGTACTAGTTATATATGAACTTTGCAGCATTAATTCATCAATGAGATCGCTCATATTATCATGAGGGGTTTCTCCCATTCTAGAACCTCGACCTGGAGGTTGAACAAAAACTAATTCTATTTCGTCGCTAAAATGCTTAAGCCAAGGCATATAAGTCGTTGAAGAGCCTCCGGCAAAAGGGAAACAAAAAATACGAAGTTTCGGAGATGCAATGCGAATAGGAATAATAAAAATATTATTAGACATAAGTAGCCTTAAGTTAAAGTCCTTTTTATTTAAAATAACTAAAAGCCAGATATTTGTAAACACTTAAGTTGATATTGATTCGGATCGGCTTCTTGCTCTAAATTGACAAGCGAGTGGGTAGTATAATCATATAAAAAGTCCTTACTTCTTAGCACAACTATGGCAGCGTTGAATCGCAGGGTCGATTAACAAACTTTCGCTGTTAATTTTTTCTTCGCAGTCGCAACAGTACCCATATTGACCAATCTCTATTTGACTTACTGCCGCTTCAAGTTTAGTCATGCGACTAATTAAAAGCGCGTACTCAGGCCCTAGTTTTTCTGCTGCACAGTCAAGCCATTCATTACTAGCTGTTTTATTTAAAACAAGCATTAAATTTTTATGTACGGGATAGGTTGATTTAGCAAGCATAGCTAGTATGTTGGATTTTACTTGCGCTATTTCATTGTTTAGCATTTTTTGATGATGCATTATCAGTACAACCTTTTAAATTAGCTTTACGTAATACTGATATTATCGAATAGGTTTACCTAAGCGTTTTGATTTGAATCAAGTTGCGGTGCTTTGGCGTATTTATTTAATACGCTTGCCACATCCTCTTTACTTTTTAAACGCCTGATTTCATCAAATAGATCGATGGCTTGTGGGTATTGGCGTTTTAGGTAACCAAGCCATTGTTTGGTACGAGATGCGAAATATTTTTCATCTTTTGCAGGGTCTTGATGAATAGCAGAGTGGATCAAATGATAAATAATATGTTCCCACTGAAGGCCATCGTATTGTTCGTTATTTACATGTGCTTTAATTTTTCTTGCCAAATCTGGGTGCGAAAGGGCGCCGCGGCCAAGCATCAGATCGCTACAACCACTTCGCTTTTGGCAAAGCATTGCGTCTTCAACCTGCCAAATTTCACCATTGGCAACAACGGCAATATTTTTATCATTGATTATTGGTGGAATTTTTTCCCAATAAGCAGGCGGATTGTAACCATCGCGTTTAGTACGAGCATGTATCGCAATGCTGTTTGCTCCGGCACTCACGACTGCATCAACAATTTCTTGGCTGTTGCTGTCGTCATCAAATCCTAAGCGAATTTTTGCACTGACTTCATGCTCATCATCTACTGCATCTCGGACCGCTTTAATAATGGTGTACATATGGTCGGGATCTTTGAGTAGCACAGCACCGCCTCGACTACGATTAACTGTTTTTGCAGGGCAACCAAAGTTAAGATCGACGCCATGAGACCCTAAAGTAATTGCCTTCACCGCATTTTCGGCTAGAGGGTTTGCTTCTTGGCCAAGTAATTGAATACGAACAGGTGTTCCAGCTCGGGTAAAACCATTATTATGTAGTTCAGGACAATAGCGGTGAAAAACTTTGTCAGGTAAGCAGGTTTCAACCACTCTTACAAACTCGGTAACACACAAATCGAATCCGCCAATGTCAGTGAGTAATTGACGCATTTTAAAATCAACAACACCTTCCATAGGCGCTAAAACAAGTTTCATAAGGTGATTAATTTTGAGAAAAACCGGACGCATAGTTTACCTGTAAATCACACATTGATAAATCTGTAATTACCAACCATATTTAATGTGGTGATTGCAAAAGTAAAAATTTTTGAAAAGAAATGAAAGTTTTTATTCTTGTGCGGGTCTACTTAAGCATACAAGCAATTTAAAAATACATTTTTATTGCTGAGATTTACAATCCTTGATTAAAGAGAGTCATAAAATGAATACAGTTAAAAAAAATACAATCGCGTTAACTTTAGGTGCAGTAGTTGTTGGCTCTGCAAGTTTTGTATCTGCTGATGTACAAGCTAACCCATTTGAGTTTCAAC
Coding sequences within:
- a CDS encoding non-ribosomal peptide synthetase; the encoded protein is KIDRKALPVSEEVDISGEYVAPTSELERILVEIWSEILDIPITQISTNANFFELGGHSLLIMKLITNLNKLGYECQAQAIFKAINLQAMGRHLESSTKSQCEFIVPDYVIPKNVARITSDMLPLIELEQNKLDEIMEKVSGGIANVQDIYPLAPLQEGVLFIHTMNEQHDPYISTMAFELSNEQLVKKLCENLNFMIERHDVLRTAILWRGRQQALQLVQRHAQLPVIKLDLRGPDLKTAFENYVTQGPHGFDLETAPLIQLAITEADEQGHYFALLKFHHLITDHVSLDILMSELSASDTASLPKPLPYREFIARSIHQTANLNVAEFFTETLGDVDTPTLPFELAKVLGDGNDITQYSTELTESQSQQIRTLSKQHQCSPAVLFHLVWAKVLSTCCGRDDVVFGTVMSGRMNGMPGIERMMGMLINTLPLRLKLHDIKVSEAMNMVNNALQALLPYEQVSLAEAQSHSGIEGNTPLFSAILNYRHTAQDKVDSTSEVEEGNATLLSTRERTNYPFELSVNDRGEGDSFTLDFQIDRSVAAEQIAAYVHTTLESVVSALLNDGSHTINTLQVLPKMELEQQLEQYQAVEATYPKAACIHEVFEQRVIETPDAIALVCEEQRLSYREVNASANQLAHYLREAYQVDANTLVGLCLGRSVDMLVGTLAILKAGGAYVPLDSNYPQSRLAYMLEDTEVTVVLTEQRLAEVLAFSQVPLVCVDSLDMELKEHSCENLPRAIGQTSESLAYVIYTSGSTGKPKGVMTPHRAVNRLVHTPNFMELDSNTVFLQCANIAFDAATLEIWGPLLNGGRCVLYPDDFITIERLNTVITEQNVTALWLTSGLFTEWSKGCQPSLGLKYVLAGGDVLNPQAVQTVQEALPRVQIINGYGPTENTTFTCCYPIPRGRDLSKGVPIGLGVQGDTVLILSAQGSLIPAGGIGELCVGGDGLALGYLNQPEMTDSRFIRNPYSDDLGCKGKVYKTGDLVRYGKDGLIEYVGRVDDQIKIRGFRVEPGEVQRQLEILDGVARSLVIVTSQEELGKKLIAYVELKESVDEKDEHTKALSLSSALSAKLPSYMVPVTFVFVCQWPLTVNGKVDKKALPIPSLNNVKNDYLAPNSEIECALVEIVARLVGLPFEKISMSDNFFDLGGHSLMLMRLLSEIKDKWYVQLNISEMFDCQYLSELAELLLLKTKLLEAFDTTDVEDSEEVIEI
- a CDS encoding thioesterase II family protein, encoding MSNNIFIIPIRIASPKLRIFCFPFAGGSSTTYMPWLKHFSDEIELVFVQPPGRGSRMGETPHDNMSDLIDELMLQSSYITSTRYILFGHSLGSRVAYELTCQLKSARLPLPEHFIASGSRAPHLPCDKNQIYDLPQDEFIKELEKLNGTPTEILKNLELMNLLTPLLRADFKIADNYRANRNLMPFPISILHGKNDFGIELKQAAAWDELSEQKSELIQLSGDHFFINQNLPDVLEYVSLVANTIIDSENISISNSKTDDKYTSTAI
- a CDS encoding TraR/DksA C4-type zinc finger protein, which translates into the protein MHHQKMLNNEIAQVKSNILAMLAKSTYPVHKNLMLVLNKTASNEWLDCAAEKLGPEYALLISRMTKLEAAVSQIEIGQYGYCCDCEEKINSESLLIDPAIQRCHSCAKK
- a CDS encoding tRNA-dihydrouridine synthase, yielding MKLVLAPMEGVVDFKMRQLLTDIGGFDLCVTEFVRVVETCLPDKVFHRYCPELHNNGFTRAGTPVRIQLLGQEANPLAENAVKAITLGSHGVDLNFGCPAKTVNRSRGGAVLLKDPDHMYTIIKAVRDAVDDEHEVSAKIRLGFDDDSNSQEIVDAVVSAGANSIAIHARTKRDGYNPPAYWEKIPPIINDKNIAVVANGEIWQVEDAMLCQKRSGCSDLMLGRGALSHPDLARKIKAHVNNEQYDGLQWEHIIYHLIHSAIHQDPAKDEKYFASRTKQWLGYLKRQYPQAIDLFDEIRRLKSKEDVASVLNKYAKAPQLDSNQNA